TATGGTCTCGAAGGAGAGTTTCCTCAAGGGATTAAAAATTGTACTGATTTGACAGCTCTAGATCTTTCTAGGAACAACTTCTCCGGAGTTTTACCATCTGATATAGCCTCCTTGGTTCCAACTGTTACATTTCTAGACCTCTCTTACAATCAATTCTCTGGTGAAATCCCAGCCAGTTTACCAAATACTACCTTTCTGAACACTCTTATGCTTCAGCATAACCAGTTCACTGGTCAACTTCCTCCCGAACTAGCGTCACTTCGGAGGCTCGCCGCGTTCTCTGTGGCAGACAATCAACTGACCGGTCCCATACCTAAATTTAATGAAGAACACTTGAAAATTGGAGTGGACGATTTTGCTAATAACGAGGGTTTGTGTGGTCAGCCTATGGATGCTTGTGTTGAACCGGACGAAGATATGATCCGGTTTGGGAAGATGGGTGCAGCAGTTGGTGCGGTTTTATTTGCACCATTAGTTGCGTACTTAAGACTCGTTTGTCATCGATGGTAGGAAGCAGAAACAATGAGATATAAGACACAGGAGCTGAATTTTCTACATTTGGGATTGTAACACATGTTTTAGTCACATTAAATATTATGCatctttgaacaaaaaaaataaaaatattatgcaTCCTAATACAACgaataataaaaatgtacatGCAGCAGAGTATCaatgaataatattatatttcaaCTTGGAAAACCTCTGTAACCTCGCACACAAATTATAATTGCAGTAGCTATCGAAATCTGCAATATAAGAATTTCGTGGTGCTTCTTCGTTGAGAAATCTGGAACTATCAAAACATGTTTAGAAAGATATAAAATGCAAACTTGATTGCTTTTATGTCTAGTCTTGAGGGTTATGTTCTCTTCATGAGTTAATGAGATGCGCAATTTTGTTGATTATGCCCTTTTTGCCAAAGGTTGCTGCACACTATGGAGGAGAAGTATGCACCTTAATGGTGGATTTGAGTCACAAGACATAGTGCTGAGtgattttcttttagttttctcACAATGCTGTGTTCTTGTTTAATGTTTCTAGGTTCTTGCCAAAGTGATTTTATTATGCGTTTCagaattcatatttttttttttatgcctaagtgattttattattttctttatgatGAATTTTGTATATACAAGCCAGCAAAGTCTCCTcaattataaatacaataatttttattgaaaataataaaaacattgcGGAATAATGACAGCCGTTGATCTATGTAGCAGCAATGATATGGACAAGAGTGACGGTGGTTCGCTGTCGGTTTGATCGGACTAAACAACAGCACAGGTCACTTTCGTCATTATACCTAGGCCtgggacttattatccgagatccggattcgatccgagatccgctccgaaaataggatatccggggtgcccggatccgaatccggatagtaaaatcttggatccgtgcaaaccgaatccggatccggatatcttaatttttaggtccggatatccggatccggatccgtatttttaaaatacattaaatttttaaattttattaatatttatatttgatatattaatatttatacatgaattaatcttataatattaaattttagtttttacaatattataaacatatataaatatatttataaatatttaatttatgtattatattaaaaaattagtattttttgttaaaaaaaatatttttgattattttgacggatctggatccggatccggatatccgcggataatagaatatcgagacggatatccgaaatccgAATATCCAGAAACCACGAATTCGGA
The window above is part of the Brassica napus cultivar Da-Ae chromosome C3, Da-Ae, whole genome shotgun sequence genome. Proteins encoded here:
- the LOC111203540 gene encoding probably inactive leucine-rich repeat receptor-like protein kinase At5g48380; protein product: MSLIPLLSTCLWFLLVSSFTCANEADVKCLRTIHSQVKDPNGYLTSWVFGNKTAGYICKFSGVTCWHDDENRVLSIKLGGYGLEGEFPQGIKNCTDLTALDLSRNNFSGVLPSDIASLVPTVTFLDLSYNQFSGEIPASLPNTTFLNTLMLQHNQFTGQLPPELASLRRLAAFSVADNQLTGPIPKFNEEHLKIGVDDFANNEGLCGQPMDACVEPDEDMIRFGKMGAAVGAVLFAPLVAYLRLVCHRW